The following are from one region of the Staphylococcus schleiferi genome:
- a CDS encoding GNAT family N-acetyltransferase has product MTVYIETARLKLRDWQEEDLLPLQQLNANRQVRQYFPSLLSYEKSRLDFEAMKTYLSKNEVGLFAVELKATKEWIGFIGVNYIPKTSDYPFDNLPFYEIGWRLSPEVWDNGIATEGAEAVLNYIKQRGVSEVYAIAARINRPSIRVMEKIGMSFYDEFEKRELSPHHVLKQQVRYHKPLYDDVAEAHKKSS; this is encoded by the coding sequence ATGACAGTATATATAGAGACAGCACGACTAAAGCTAAGAGATTGGCAAGAGGAAGATTTACTACCTTTGCAACAATTAAATGCAAATCGCCAAGTCAGACAATATTTTCCGAGCCTGTTAAGCTATGAAAAATCAAGACTTGATTTTGAAGCGATGAAAACTTATCTTTCTAAAAATGAAGTCGGTTTATTTGCGGTTGAATTGAAAGCGACAAAAGAGTGGATTGGTTTTATTGGTGTGAATTACATACCTAAAACGAGCGACTATCCATTTGATAATTTACCTTTTTATGAAATTGGTTGGCGTTTATCACCAGAAGTGTGGGACAACGGAATTGCCACTGAAGGGGCGGAAGCGGTTTTAAATTATATTAAACAGCGAGGAGTATCCGAGGTATATGCCATCGCTGCACGCATTAATCGTCCTTCTATTCGTGTAATGGAGAAAATCGGAATGTCTTTTTATGATGAATTTGAAAAAAGAGAGCTAAGCCCGCATCATGTCTTAAAACAACAAGTTAGATACCACAAACCGCTTTATGATGACGTGGCAGAGGCGCATAAAAAGTCGTCGTAA
- a CDS encoding SA0632 family lipoprotein: protein MKKWLIILVTLTFVLSGCGKSEKDKLQNEIQSLEKEQKTLQQENEKLKKQGDDLDHQIKNVEKSIDEGKSTDTEKKKDKPQEKEKNHQKANHTKEPTSANEKASTHKKTNEVHKEQATSDSNDKQH from the coding sequence ATGAAAAAATGGCTAATTATACTTGTGACACTCACATTTGTTTTGTCTGGTTGTGGGAAGAGTGAAAAGGATAAACTGCAAAATGAAATTCAATCGCTAGAAAAAGAGCAAAAAACACTCCAACAAGAAAATGAGAAGTTAAAAAAGCAAGGTGATGATTTAGATCATCAAATTAAAAATGTAGAAAAATCTATTGATGAAGGTAAATCAACGGATACAGAAAAGAAAAAAGATAAACCGCAAGAAAAAGAAAAAAACCATCAAAAAGCCAATCATACAAAAGAACCAACAAGCGCTAATGAAAAGGCGTCTACACATAAAAAGACGAATGAAGTGCATAAAGAACAAGCAACTTCAGATTCAAACGACAAGCAACATTAA
- a CDS encoding GNAT family N-acetyltransferase yields the protein MFLLKPENHHYIHQVASIHVQMLYEQRHSNKKTVSQMEIALYEEMIERRLRYTQDWLGVMREDDDRVQAYGWAHFDGTSQTVTIESLYVTPAYRKQGYAEQFKQEIEQWAIKRGAHQLIGKVDKNNEAMIALNQKLGYQVEKYTMVKNLEH from the coding sequence ATGTTTTTACTGAAACCAGAAAATCACCATTATATACATCAAGTGGCATCAATACATGTACAAATGTTGTATGAACAGCGTCATAGCAATAAAAAGACTGTGAGTCAGATGGAAATTGCATTATACGAAGAAATGATTGAACGTCGGTTGCGCTATACACAAGACTGGCTAGGTGTGATGAGGGAAGACGACGATAGAGTTCAAGCGTATGGATGGGCGCATTTTGATGGTACTTCTCAAACAGTGACGATTGAATCTCTTTATGTAACACCTGCTTATCGTAAACAAGGCTATGCAGAGCAATTCAAACAAGAAATTGAGCAGTGGGCAATCAAACGAGGGGCACATCAGTTGATTGGCAAAGTGGATAAGAATAATGAAGCTATGATAGCATTGAACCAAAAGTTAGGTTATCAAGTCGAAAAGTATACGATGGTTAAAAATCTTGAGCATTAA
- a CDS encoding DUF1129 family protein: MKTTNELMKENNVKSLRLNNTDRQIFESYMTYVRADMRVNAHDSEIVLQRILTHLLNAENKGMHAMDFFNHDPKKHAIQTIKELPNHTFINIFRYIFQHIIFLLGLFCFLKGFLGFFINDTRIYLYTFPFTFILGIFITFLFVWACFKMVQLQAFSYSRIAWLLGYIVLIALVVIIFIVFFFPQNFLQFGPYIHISNWAFIVASLIIVPVGAYLQNHKQKQTGPSWR; encoded by the coding sequence ATGAAGACAACTAACGAACTCATGAAAGAAAATAATGTTAAGTCATTGCGCTTAAATAATACAGACCGTCAAATATTTGAAAGCTATATGACATATGTACGCGCAGATATGCGGGTCAATGCACATGACTCAGAAATTGTTCTACAACGTATTTTGACGCATTTGCTTAATGCTGAAAATAAAGGGATGCATGCGATGGATTTTTTTAATCATGATCCCAAAAAACATGCAATCCAAACGATTAAAGAGTTACCCAACCATACATTTATCAATATATTTCGTTATATTTTCCAACATATTATTTTTTTATTAGGCCTCTTTTGCTTTTTAAAAGGTTTTTTAGGCTTCTTTATCAATGATACCCGAATTTATCTTTATACTTTCCCGTTCACTTTTATTTTAGGTATTTTTATTACATTTTTGTTTGTTTGGGCTTGCTTTAAAATGGTACAGCTGCAAGCTTTTAGCTATTCCCGAATTGCCTGGCTTTTAGGTTACATAGTTTTAATCGCTTTAGTGGTGATTATTTTTATTGTTTTCTTCTTCCCACAAAACTTTTTACAGTTTGGTCCTTATATTCATATCAGCAATTGGGCTTTTATTGTGGCATCACTCATTATTGTGCCTGTAGGTGCTTATTTACAGAATCACAAACAGAAACAGACCGGACCTTCATGGCGCTAA
- a CDS encoding LysR family transcriptional regulator: MKIDDYRLLITLDETRTLRKAAERLYISQPAVTQRLKSIERHFGVEIFIRTKKQLITTTEGAMVIAHAKSMLKQERLFQDKIKAHVGAINGTLSIGCSSLVGQTVLPEVLNRYTTEFPNVEIELQVGSSEHIKANHNDYHIMIVRGNPLLNMHNDHLMDDKHYFIYPKNKKDELHKLPFIEFQADPVYINQIKTWYQQHMSQDYHARIKVDQVATCKALLLSGVGVTILPEIMVKDLDITQFEMLKVDIEAHSLVRSTYLSYDMSMMQLPQVSSFINVFKEYLHLDQM, translated from the coding sequence ATGAAGATTGATGATTATCGGTTGTTAATTACTTTAGATGAGACACGTACATTGAGAAAAGCAGCTGAAAGACTATACATTTCTCAACCTGCAGTGACGCAACGTCTTAAATCTATAGAAAGACATTTTGGTGTTGAGATTTTCATCCGAACAAAAAAGCAGTTAATTACGACAACTGAAGGTGCGATGGTAATAGCGCATGCAAAATCAATGTTAAAGCAAGAGCGCTTGTTTCAAGATAAAATTAAAGCACATGTGGGTGCGATTAACGGGACACTATCGATTGGTTGTTCATCACTGGTGGGTCAAACAGTGTTACCTGAAGTGTTAAATCGTTATACAACTGAATTTCCAAATGTTGAAATTGAATTACAAGTGGGTTCAAGTGAACATATTAAAGCGAATCATAACGATTATCATATTATGATTGTTCGCGGGAATCCTTTGCTAAATATGCATAATGATCATTTAATGGACGATAAACACTATTTTATTTATCCTAAAAATAAAAAAGATGAGCTACATAAATTGCCTTTCATCGAATTTCAGGCTGATCCAGTTTACATTAATCAAATTAAAACGTGGTATCAACAACATATGTCTCAAGATTATCATGCAAGAATTAAGGTGGATCAAGTTGCAACATGTAAAGCGTTACTTTTGAGCGGTGTTGGCGTGACCATATTACCAGAAATTATGGTGAAAGACTTAGATATTACACAATTCGAGATGTTAAAAGTAGACATAGAAGCACATTCGCTCGTGCGTTCTACATATTTAAGTTATGACATGAGTATGATGCAATTACCGCAAGTGAGCTCATTTATTAATGTTTTCAAAGAATATCTACATCTTGATCAGATGTAA
- a CDS encoding DUF402 domain-containing protein has product MKVKYIDKRHWRRLLDHDYIEVKVNNNKFKGIIGLITIKKVREPLEVTVVGKKIVVADDNYQWLQILPEKKRYSMTVMFNDKGQPLQYYFDINLKNITQKGKARTLDLCLDVLALPNGRYELVDQDDLEYALKTKQITRKQYHEAYVIAHQLMIQIDEDFESIERRAMYCYQKIKHKYQKKEKHKQY; this is encoded by the coding sequence GTGAAAGTGAAATATATTGATAAACGTCACTGGCGTCGCCTCTTAGACCATGATTATATCGAAGTTAAAGTGAACAATAACAAATTTAAAGGCATCATAGGTTTAATTACAATTAAAAAGGTGAGAGAGCCATTAGAGGTGACTGTTGTAGGTAAAAAGATAGTCGTGGCTGATGATAACTATCAGTGGTTGCAAATATTACCAGAAAAAAAGCGTTACAGTATGACTGTCATGTTTAATGATAAAGGACAACCATTGCAATATTATTTTGATATTAATTTAAAAAATATTACGCAAAAAGGTAAGGCACGCACGTTAGACTTGTGCTTAGATGTGCTCGCACTACCTAACGGCCGATATGAACTTGTTGATCAAGACGACTTGGAATATGCACTGAAAACGAAGCAAATTACAAGAAAGCAATACCACGAGGCTTATGTGATTGCACACCAACTCATGATCCAGATTGACGAGGACTTTGAAAGTATCGAAAGACGGGCAATGTACTGCTATCAGAAAATCAAGCATAAGTATCAGAAAAAAGAAAAGCATAAACAGTATTAG
- a CDS encoding cupin domain-containing protein: MNVQEWIQHLNLTPHPEGGYYRETILSPDQTEGRPNYSSIYFLLEDANISHFHRIDADEIWYFHAGHTLTIHMIHPDHTYETVQLGPDVANGDVLQFVVPKNTIFASSIEQENSFAVVGCMVQPAFQFEHFELFTQDELIETYPEHKTIIQKYAKKNV; this comes from the coding sequence ATGAATGTTCAAGAATGGATACAGCATCTTAATTTAACCCCTCATCCTGAAGGGGGATATTATCGTGAAACGATATTAAGTCCAGATCAGACAGAAGGCCGTCCAAATTATTCAAGCATTTATTTTTTATTAGAAGACGCAAACATTTCTCATTTTCATCGCATTGATGCTGATGAAATATGGTACTTTCATGCTGGGCACACACTCACAATTCATATGATACATCCTGATCACACATATGAAACTGTGCAACTTGGTCCCGATGTAGCAAATGGTGATGTATTACAATTTGTTGTACCTAAAAATACCATTTTTGCATCTTCTATTGAACAAGAAAATAGTTTTGCGGTAGTAGGTTGTATGGTACAACCGGCATTTCAATTTGAACATTTTGAATTATTCACACAAGATGAGCTTATAGAAACTTATCCTGAGCATAAAACAATCATTCAAAAATATGCGAAAAAGAATGTGTAA
- a CDS encoding YebC/PmpR family DNA-binding transcriptional regulator yields the protein MGRKWNNIKEKKAQKDKNTSRIYAKFGKEIYVAAKSGEPDPESNQALKLVLERAKTYSVPNHIIERAIDKAKGGGEENFDALRYEGFGPSGSMVIVDALTNNVNRTASDVRAAFGKNGGNMGVSGSVAYMFDHTATFAFEGFDADAVLEALMENDIDVRDVVEEGDLTIVYAEPDQFATVQQALRDMGVTDFEVAEFEMLPQTEVQLSDEDQATFEKLIDVLEDLEDVQRVFHNVEL from the coding sequence ATGGGACGTAAATGGAATAACATTAAAGAAAAGAAAGCACAAAAAGATAAAAATACAAGTCGTATTTATGCAAAATTTGGTAAAGAAATCTATGTGGCCGCAAAATCAGGAGAGCCAGATCCAGAGTCAAACCAAGCGTTAAAACTTGTACTTGAACGTGCTAAAACTTATTCTGTACCCAACCATATTATTGAAAGAGCAATCGACAAAGCTAAAGGTGGCGGCGAAGAAAATTTCGATGCGTTACGTTATGAAGGTTTTGGTCCAAGTGGCTCCATGGTCATCGTTGACGCTTTAACAAACAATGTTAATCGTACGGCATCTGATGTAAGAGCCGCATTTGGTAAAAATGGAGGAAATATGGGTGTTTCTGGTTCAGTTGCTTATATGTTCGATCACACAGCGACATTTGCCTTTGAAGGTTTTGATGCAGATGCTGTACTTGAAGCATTAATGGAAAACGATATAGATGTTCGTGACGTAGTTGAAGAAGGTGATTTGACAATCGTCTATGCTGAACCTGATCAGTTTGCTACAGTTCAACAAGCTTTACGCGACATGGGCGTCACTGACTTTGAAGTTGCAGAATTTGAAATGTTACCGCAAACAGAAGTGCAACTTTCTGATGAAGACCAAGCGACTTTTGAAAAATTGATTGACGTATTAGAAGACCTTGAAGATGTACAACGTGTCTTTCATAATGTTGAACTATAA
- a CDS encoding ThiF family adenylyltransferase — MTRYNRQEKFKPFGQQGQVQLQQLHVMVIGVGALGSGIAEQLTRSGVGRLTIVDKDVVSLSNLHRQSGYTEADVQAMTPKVFALQQHLSAMNHEVTIEPLNEEITARNILGILNETQPDMILDGLDRFETRYLVNEASRKLNIPYIYGAVVGSQVSVFPIHQDGPCLHCVMPDVPDTMESCDINGVLPPAVHMASSLVVAEVFHYLMHGDFSYRMTTMDIYRGKMKTLSIKALKEEDCKVCAQHQYDRLNHKQLEQTQLLCGGVYQYRLSPEQFSAKIHPSVTCLIENHFIKRLQYKDYEMTLYQDGRLLIYHASDQQTAHELVQRLFVQPVHIE; from the coding sequence ATGACCCGCTATAACAGACAAGAGAAATTTAAACCTTTTGGTCAACAAGGACAAGTCCAACTGCAACAATTACATGTGATGGTTATCGGTGTTGGTGCGCTAGGCAGTGGTATCGCAGAGCAATTGACGCGAAGTGGTGTCGGCCGTTTAACAATTGTTGATAAAGACGTGGTGTCCTTATCTAATTTACATCGTCAAAGTGGCTATACTGAAGCAGATGTACAAGCTATGACGCCGAAAGTATTTGCATTACAACAACATCTGTCAGCAATGAACCATGAAGTGACGATAGAACCATTGAATGAGGAGATTACAGCAAGGAACATATTGGGTATCCTCAATGAAACGCAACCCGACATGATTTTAGATGGACTTGATCGATTTGAAACACGTTATTTAGTTAATGAAGCCTCTAGAAAGTTAAATATTCCTTATATTTATGGGGCAGTAGTGGGGAGCCAAGTGAGTGTTTTTCCAATTCATCAAGATGGTCCATGCTTACATTGTGTAATGCCAGACGTACCAGATACAATGGAAAGTTGTGATATTAATGGTGTTCTTCCGCCCGCTGTTCATATGGCGAGTAGTCTGGTTGTAGCAGAAGTCTTCCATTATTTGATGCATGGTGATTTTTCTTATCGTATGACGACAATGGATATTTATCGTGGCAAAATGAAAACATTGTCTATCAAAGCATTGAAAGAAGAAGATTGTAAAGTTTGTGCTCAACATCAATATGATCGATTAAATCATAAACAACTTGAACAAACACAATTACTGTGTGGTGGCGTTTATCAATATAGACTCTCTCCAGAGCAGTTTTCAGCAAAAATCCATCCTAGTGTGACATGTTTAATCGAAAATCATTTTATTAAACGATTACAATATAAAGACTATGAAATGACATTATATCAAGATGGGCGGTTGTTGATTTATCACGCGTCAGATCAGCAAACGGCGCATGAATTAGTACAACGATTATTCGTACAACCTGTTCACATTGAGTAG
- a CDS encoding thiazole synthase: protein MFKIGNLSFNSRLFLGTGKFENEEIQSRAIDASETEVLTFAVRRMSLYDEKLPNPLANVDLSKFTTFPNTAGAKTAEEAVRIAELANEAGVCDMIKVEVIGDDETLLPDPLETYKACEILLEKGYIVCPYISDDVVLAKRLEALGVHAVMPLASPIGTGRGISNPLNLRYIIEKSQVPVIVDAGIGSAKDCAEAMELGADAILLNSAVSRAKDSVKMAEAMKKGIEAGRLSYEAGRIPIRYNAVQSSPSEGLGFL from the coding sequence ATGTTTAAAATTGGTAATTTAAGTTTCAATTCAAGATTGTTTTTAGGAACAGGTAAATTCGAAAATGAAGAGATTCAATCTCGTGCAATTGATGCATCTGAAACAGAAGTACTTACATTTGCGGTACGCCGAATGAGTTTGTATGATGAAAAGTTGCCGAACCCTTTAGCCAATGTGGACTTATCTAAATTTACGACATTTCCAAATACAGCAGGTGCGAAAACGGCTGAAGAAGCAGTACGTATTGCTGAATTGGCAAATGAAGCTGGTGTATGTGACATGATTAAAGTAGAGGTAATTGGTGATGATGAAACATTATTACCTGATCCCCTCGAAACTTATAAAGCATGTGAAATTTTATTAGAAAAAGGCTACATTGTTTGTCCATATATTTCAGATGATGTTGTGTTAGCGAAACGTTTGGAAGCGCTCGGTGTACATGCCGTGATGCCACTTGCTTCGCCAATTGGTACAGGAAGAGGGATTAGCAATCCTTTAAACTTACGTTATATTATAGAAAAAAGCCAAGTTCCTGTTATTGTGGATGCGGGGATAGGTTCAGCAAAAGACTGTGCGGAAGCGATGGAACTTGGGGCAGATGCGATATTATTAAATTCTGCAGTATCACGTGCTAAAGATTCTGTGAAAATGGCAGAAGCAATGAAAAAAGGTATTGAAGCGGGTCGCTTGAGCTATGAAGCGGGTCGTATTCCTATTCGCTATAATGCTGTTCAATCAAGTCCATCAGAGGGGTTAGGGTTCTTATAA
- the thiS gene encoding sulfur carrier protein ThiS codes for MQVYVNGERQLFDEGTTIRDILNHFGIESKRMAVERNEEVVKRSEWDTTEVREDDQLELLEFVGGG; via the coding sequence ATGCAAGTATATGTGAATGGTGAAAGGCAACTTTTCGATGAAGGCACTACGATTCGTGATATATTGAATCACTTTGGTATTGAATCAAAACGCATGGCAGTTGAACGTAACGAAGAAGTTGTAAAACGCTCAGAGTGGGATACAACTGAAGTGCGTGAAGACGATCAGTTAGAACTTTTAGAATTTGTTGGAGGCGGTTAA
- a CDS encoding thiamine phosphate synthase: protein MIVVVTPYQRLDYTHIQRLCAIEPDIDGVIFRTPMRKPELENWILKLHDEGFPKSKMIVHTDVQLAEQLGIHRLHFREGDVNAEHIKQKSPDYRISMSTHSENSIRYAQAQHFDFVLFGHLFPTPSKPHQPPRSSSEIAAVLSIDFPIIAIGGIRLETIQNVPTGFSGIACIGSAFSNEIHQFRQMVTYWRAKE, encoded by the coding sequence ATGATTGTAGTGGTTACACCTTATCAAAGGCTTGATTATACGCATATTCAACGCTTGTGTGCAATTGAACCTGATATTGATGGCGTCATTTTCAGGACACCTATGAGAAAGCCTGAACTAGAAAATTGGATTTTAAAGTTGCATGATGAAGGTTTTCCAAAATCTAAAATGATTGTACATACGGATGTGCAGCTTGCCGAGCAATTGGGCATTCATCGCCTTCATTTCAGAGAAGGTGATGTTAACGCCGAACATATCAAACAGAAGTCGCCGGATTATCGTATTAGTATGTCTACGCATTCTGAAAATAGTATTCGCTATGCGCAAGCCCAACATTTTGATTTCGTATTGTTTGGTCATCTCTTTCCCACACCCTCTAAGCCCCATCAGCCACCACGATCCTCTAGTGAAATTGCAGCAGTGTTGTCTATTGACTTTCCTATTATTGCAATTGGAGGCATTCGTCTTGAGACAATCCAAAACGTTCCTACAGGTTTTTCGGGGATCGCATGTATCGGAAGTGCGTTTTCAAACGAAATCCATCAGTTTAGACAAATGGTCACTTATTGGCGTGCAAAGGAGTGA
- a CDS encoding Bax inhibitor-1 family protein — protein MSSSTHQPPSKAYGKVWLFFVYYWLIFGISTYLGQFLPEAWRQPLSIGLLILILISMVVQRVRFSGPIISHIYTIVAGLLSYATFMYTLEDLGPSVFFNTVLLAIAAFLIFGFLGYFLIKDASSIGKYLFVTLIALILASLLGWFIHNPIYHTLIAVVGLLLFLLYTLYDFNRMKRGQFSPREMGFNLFLNLFRINRYVLELTRMVKR, from the coding sequence ATGTCATCATCAACACATCAACCCCCTAGTAAGGCTTATGGAAAAGTTTGGCTCTTTTTTGTTTATTATTGGCTTATTTTTGGGATTTCAACTTATTTAGGTCAATTTTTACCAGAAGCATGGCGCCAACCGCTATCGATAGGATTACTTATCCTTATTCTGATTTCGATGGTTGTCCAACGTGTACGTTTTAGTGGTCCTATCATTTCACATATTTATACCATTGTTGCAGGCTTATTATCCTATGCCACATTTATGTATACGTTAGAAGATTTAGGGCCAAGTGTATTTTTTAACACTGTTTTATTAGCGATTGCGGCGTTTCTTATCTTTGGCTTTTTAGGTTATTTTTTGATAAAAGATGCTTCAAGTATTGGAAAATATTTATTCGTGACACTTATCGCTTTAATTTTAGCAAGTCTACTTGGGTGGTTTATCCATAACCCGATTTACCATACGCTCATTGCGGTGGTAGGTTTGTTATTATTCTTATTGTATACGCTTTATGACTTTAATCGGATGAAACGAGGACAATTTTCACCTAGAGAGATGGGTTTCAATTTGTTCTTAAACCTTTTCCGTATTAATCGTTATGTGTTAGAATTAACACGTATGGTAAAACGTTAA
- the kdpC gene encoding potassium-transporting ATPase subunit KdpC, whose amino-acid sequence MKAIRSSIGLVVMTMVLCGVLFPLAVTAVGQTLFHHQANGSLVTQNGKVVGSNLIGQQWNEPQYFHGRTSAVKYNMDKTTLKEKGVASGSDNYSNGNPELKKRVEDLKQDDGHHTPIDAVTESGSGLDPDITVDNAKQQVARIAKQRNLSPQQIDQLITKQAHKGTMYDDYVNVLALNMALDHLSAH is encoded by the coding sequence ATGAAAGCGATAAGAAGTAGCATAGGACTCGTTGTAATGACAATGGTTTTGTGTGGTGTCCTCTTTCCATTGGCTGTAACGGCAGTTGGACAGACGTTGTTTCATCACCAAGCTAACGGAAGTCTTGTGACACAGAATGGTAAGGTAGTAGGTTCAAATCTCATTGGACAGCAGTGGAATGAACCTCAGTATTTTCACGGAAGAACGAGTGCTGTCAAATATAATATGGATAAAACGACATTAAAAGAAAAAGGGGTGGCTTCTGGTAGTGATAACTATTCAAATGGCAATCCTGAACTTAAAAAGAGAGTAGAAGACTTAAAACAAGATGATGGTCACCATACACCGATTGATGCGGTGACAGAATCTGGTTCAGGTTTAGATCCGGATATTACGGTGGATAATGCAAAACAACAGGTGGCACGTATTGCAAAACAACGAAATCTCTCACCACAACAAATTGATCAATTAATTACTAAGCAAGCACATAAAGGAACGATGTATGATGACTATGTGAATGTGTTGGCGTTAAATATGGCGTTAGATCATTTGTCAGCACATTAA